The following coding sequences lie in one Apium graveolens cultivar Ventura chromosome 3, ASM990537v1, whole genome shotgun sequence genomic window:
- the LOC141712059 gene encoding uncharacterized protein LOC141712059 isoform X4, producing the protein MVGDLSSSNNEVQGRKATSSTGRERRRKWLKRRERWIVILGVILHAIYMLSIFDIYFKTPIVHGMDLVTPSFSAPAKRLVLLVADGLRADKFYEPDNEGKYRAPFLRNVIKHRGRWGVSHARPPTESRPGHVSIIAGFYEDPSAVTKGWKANPVEFDSVFNRSQHTISYGSPDIVPIFCGALSHSTWNTYPHEFEDFATGSHGDGHRSNTDTPLVAWGAGVKHPMPTFGHDHNDYGTFVDDHVHDMPTPKEWGLGNIERVDVNQADIAPLMSALLGLPCPANSVGSLPLGYINLNKAEEVEAVLANAKQILNQFLRKSQLKQESSLSFKPFKPLAHYSLDLEQINSGISDGDYESAMKLAVNLRRLALEGLDYFQTYDWLMLMTVVTLGYIGWMFYLILHVLQSYTTLPGYILKMEQAVSRRNSSLKANLCGSFFMAIVVIILFLEHSPPLYHAYSAMTVFLWTQIFSEYQFLNALWRYLRGREHYHTIKLVATCLVSVFILEVLVKSFTERKLYTWCFLIVGLIAPVYLSRLIARKSGTLLFMWLSCWFLSVFTLMPAEIPDNTLLVVGSGAMIITVGGAARYLDRRVRDNKYWSNLLNCDRKTKFPFLFELQSLLIGLSSVMVLLSTSHRTKNRELLALHQLINWLTAGFSMALPLFSATGLLSRLTSIFLGFAPAFLLLSIGYEAVFYGALALALMAWILFENALLHYSKTSASQTSIRGVEDNFQLENENRSLQLSDMRIPLVFVVLFNVAFFGTGNFASIASFEISSVYRFITIFSPFLMAALLIFKLLIPFLLVICAFSAITKLVRVPRVGCYFLVILCSDVMTIHFFYLVRNKGSWMEIGNSISHFGIVSAQVVFVLLLFALTNIYTKDIQTRSGKQFSRKDI; encoded by the exons ATGGTGGGAGATTTAAGTAGCAGCAATAACGAAGTTCAAGGCAGAAAAGCAACATCATCAACAGGTAGAGAGAGAAGGAGAAAATGGCTTAAAAGAAGAGAGAGATGGATCGTAATTCTTGGCGTAATACTCCACGCTATATACATGCTCAGCATTTTCGATATTTACTTCAAGACTCCTATTGTTCATGGCATGGATCTTGTTACCCCTTCTTTTTCAGCCCCTGCAAAGCGTCTTGTGCTTTTAGTTG CTGATGGGCTGCGGGCGGATAAGTTTTATGAGCCGGATAATGAAGGGAAGTATAGGGCGCCGTTTTTGAGGAACGTGATTAAGCATCGAGGCCGGTGGGGAGTTTCTCATGCTCGTCCTCCGACTGAGTCGAGGCCTGGCCATGTTTCTATTATTGCCGGTTTTTATGAGGATCCCAGCGCTGTTACGAAAG GATGGAAAGCAAATCCTGTTGAATTTGATTCTGTATTTAATCGAAGTCAGCACACGATTTCTTATGGTAGTCCTGATATTGTTCCGATATTCTGTGGAGCATTGTCACATAGTACCTGGAATACATATCCCCATGAATTTGaagattttgcaactg GAAGTCACGGAGATGGACATCGTTCTAACACTGATACTCCTCTTGTTGCTTGGGGAGCAGGTGTGAAACATCCCATGCCGACATTCGGCCATGATCATAATGATTATGGTACTTTTGTCGATGACCATGTGCATGATATGCCAACACCTAAAGAGTGGGGCCTAGGCAACATAGAAAGAGTGGATGTTAATCAAGCTGATATTGCACCACTAATG TCAGCTCTTCTTGGTTTACCCTGTCCAGCCAATTCAGTAGGAAGTTTGCCACTTGGTTACATCAATTTAAATAAG GCAGAAGAAGTTGAAGCTGTGCTAGCCAATGCAAAACAAATTCTTAACCAATTCCTTCGCAAATCTC AACTAAAGCAGGAAAGTTCATTAAGTTTCAAGCCTTTCAAACCACTGGCTCACTATTCGTTAGATTTGGAACAAATCAATTCTGGAATATCTGATGGAGACTATGAATCAGCAATGAAGCTAGCTGTAAACCTTAGAAGGTTGGCACTGGAGGGACTTGACTATTTTCAAACGTATGATTGGTTGATGCTGATGACTGTGGTCACTCTTGGCTACATTGGTTGGATGTTTTATCTTATCCTTCATGTATTGCAATCTTATACTACTTTGCCTGGATATATACTTAAAATGGAGCAAGCAGTTTCCCGCAGAAACAGTAGTTTAAAG GCAAACTTATGCGGAAGTTTTTTCATGGCAATAGTTGTTATCATACTATTTCTGGAACACTCTCCTCCTCTTTACCATGCATATTCTGCAATGACAGTATTTCTCTGGACACAAATATTTAGTGAATATCAGTTTCTAAATGCTTTATGGAGGTATTTACGCGGTAGAGAGCATTACCATACTATCAAACTCGTAGCAACCTGTTTGGTATCAGTTTTTATACTTGAAGTATTG GTAAAAAGCTTTACAGAGAGGAAGCTTTACACCTGGTGTTTTTTGATTGTTGGCCTAATTGCTCCAGTTTATCTTTCTAGATTGATTGCACGGAAATCTGGAACACTACTATTTATGTGGCTGTCATGTTGGTTTTTATCCGTTTTTACTTTAATGCCCGCAGAAATACCTGACAACACCCTACTAGT AGTTGGTAGTGGAGCTATGATAATTACAGTAGGAGGAGCTGCAAGGTACCTGGATCGGCGTGTTAGAGATAATAAGTACTGGTCCAATCTCCTTAATTGTGACAGAAAAACTAAATTCCCCTTTCTCTTTGAGTTGCAG TCTCTTTTGATAGGTTTGTCATCAGTAATGGTGTTGTTATCAACTTCTCATAGAACAAAAAACCGGGAACTGCTTGCTTTGCATCAACTGATAAACTGGTTAACAGCTG GTTTCTCAATGGCTCTTCCACTATTTTCGGCAACTGGTCTCTTGTCAAGACTTACTTCCATATTTCTTGGCTTTGCACCTGCTTTTCTTCTCCTCTCAATTGG ATATGAAGCAGTGTTCTATGGTGCTCTTGCTCTTGCACTTATGGCATGGATACTTTTTGAAAATGCACTTCTACATTATAGTAAAACAAGTGCATCTCAAACTTCAATCAGAGGCGTGGAAGATAATTTTCAgttagaaaatgaaaatagaagtcTGCAGCTGTCTGATATGAGAATACCATTAGTCTTT GTTGTCTTGTTTAATGTGGCATTCTTTGGAACCGGTAACTTCGCAAGTATTGCGAGTTTTGAGATTTCGTCTGTGTATCGGTTCATCACAATTTTCAGT CCTTTTCTTATGGCAGCCCTGCTTATCTTCAAATTGCTAATCCCATTCCTGCTTGTTAT ATGTGCATTCAGTGCAATTACCAAATTAGTACGAGTTCCACGCGTAGGATGCTACTTTCTTGTTATTTTGTGTTCAGATGTAATGACAATCCACTTCTTCTATCTC GTTCGAAATAAGGGGAGCTGGATGGAGATTGGTAATAGCATTAGCCATTTCGGAATTGTGAGTGCTCAGGTTGTGTTTGTCTTGCTGCTTTTTGCTCTGACAAATATATATACGAAGGACATACAAACTCGATCAGGAAAGCAATTTTCTCGGAAAGATATATGA
- the LOC141712059 gene encoding uncharacterized protein LOC141712059 isoform X6, with amino-acid sequence MVGDLSSSNNEVQGRKATSSTGRERRRKWLKRRERWIVILGVILHAIYMLSIFDIYFKTPIVHGMDLVTPSFSAPAKRLVLLVADGLRADKFYEPDNEGKYRAPFLRNVIKHRGRWGVSHARPPTESRPGHVSIIAGFYEDPSAVTKGWKANPVEFDSVFNRSQHTISYGSPDIVPIFCGALSHSTWNTYPHEFEDFATDASFLDEWSFDQFQSLVNRSNEDPKLKELLRQDNVVIFLHLLGCDSNGHAHRPFSPIYLNNVKVVDHIAERVYDLLEDYFKDNRTAYIFTADHGMSDKGSHGDGHRSNTDTPLVAWGAGVKHPMPTFGHDHNDYGTFVDDHVHDMPTPKEWGLGNIERVDVNQADIAPLMSALLGLPCPANSVGSLPLGYINLNKAEEVEAVLANAKQILNQFLRKSQLKQESSLSFKPFKPLAHYSLDLEQINSGISDGDYESAMKLAVNLRRVGSGAMIITVGGAARYLDRRVRDNKYWSNLLNCDRKTKFPFLFELQSLLIGLSSVMVLLSTSHRTKNRELLALHQLINWLTAGFSMALPLFSATGLLSRLTSIFLGFAPAFLLLSIGYEAVFYGALALALMAWILFENALLHYSKTSASQTSIRGVEDNFQLENENRSLQLSDMRIPLVFVVLFNVAFFGTGNFASIASFEISSVYRFITIFSPFLMAALLIFKLLIPFLLVICAFSAITKLVRVPRVGCYFLVILCSDVMTIHFFYLVRNKGSWMEIGNSISHFGIVSAQVVFVLLLFALTNIYTKDIQTRSGKQFSRKDI; translated from the exons ATGGTGGGAGATTTAAGTAGCAGCAATAACGAAGTTCAAGGCAGAAAAGCAACATCATCAACAGGTAGAGAGAGAAGGAGAAAATGGCTTAAAAGAAGAGAGAGATGGATCGTAATTCTTGGCGTAATACTCCACGCTATATACATGCTCAGCATTTTCGATATTTACTTCAAGACTCCTATTGTTCATGGCATGGATCTTGTTACCCCTTCTTTTTCAGCCCCTGCAAAGCGTCTTGTGCTTTTAGTTG CTGATGGGCTGCGGGCGGATAAGTTTTATGAGCCGGATAATGAAGGGAAGTATAGGGCGCCGTTTTTGAGGAACGTGATTAAGCATCGAGGCCGGTGGGGAGTTTCTCATGCTCGTCCTCCGACTGAGTCGAGGCCTGGCCATGTTTCTATTATTGCCGGTTTTTATGAGGATCCCAGCGCTGTTACGAAAG GATGGAAAGCAAATCCTGTTGAATTTGATTCTGTATTTAATCGAAGTCAGCACACGATTTCTTATGGTAGTCCTGATATTGTTCCGATATTCTGTGGAGCATTGTCACATAGTACCTGGAATACATATCCCCATGAATTTGaagattttgcaactg ATGCGTCTTTTTTGGATGAGTGGTCATTTGATCAATTCCAGAGCCTCGTAAACAGGTCTAATGAGGACCCAAAGTTGAAGGAGCTACTTAGACAAGATAATGTTGTTATATTTCTGCACTTGCTTGGTTGTGATTCAAATGGTCATGCACATCGCCCCTTTTCACCCATTTATCTCAACAACGTTAAGGTTGTTGACCATATCGCTGAAAGAGTTTATGATCTTCTTGAAGATTATTTCAAGGACAATCGAACAGCTTATATATTTACAGCTGATCATGGAATGAGTGACAAAG GAAGTCACGGAGATGGACATCGTTCTAACACTGATACTCCTCTTGTTGCTTGGGGAGCAGGTGTGAAACATCCCATGCCGACATTCGGCCATGATCATAATGATTATGGTACTTTTGTCGATGACCATGTGCATGATATGCCAACACCTAAAGAGTGGGGCCTAGGCAACATAGAAAGAGTGGATGTTAATCAAGCTGATATTGCACCACTAATG TCAGCTCTTCTTGGTTTACCCTGTCCAGCCAATTCAGTAGGAAGTTTGCCACTTGGTTACATCAATTTAAATAAG GCAGAAGAAGTTGAAGCTGTGCTAGCCAATGCAAAACAAATTCTTAACCAATTCCTTCGCAAATCTC AACTAAAGCAGGAAAGTTCATTAAGTTTCAAGCCTTTCAAACCACTGGCTCACTATTCGTTAGATTTGGAACAAATCAATTCTGGAATATCTGATGGAGACTATGAATCAGCAATGAAGCTAGCTGTAAACCTTAGAAG AGTTGGTAGTGGAGCTATGATAATTACAGTAGGAGGAGCTGCAAGGTACCTGGATCGGCGTGTTAGAGATAATAAGTACTGGTCCAATCTCCTTAATTGTGACAGAAAAACTAAATTCCCCTTTCTCTTTGAGTTGCAG TCTCTTTTGATAGGTTTGTCATCAGTAATGGTGTTGTTATCAACTTCTCATAGAACAAAAAACCGGGAACTGCTTGCTTTGCATCAACTGATAAACTGGTTAACAGCTG GTTTCTCAATGGCTCTTCCACTATTTTCGGCAACTGGTCTCTTGTCAAGACTTACTTCCATATTTCTTGGCTTTGCACCTGCTTTTCTTCTCCTCTCAATTGG ATATGAAGCAGTGTTCTATGGTGCTCTTGCTCTTGCACTTATGGCATGGATACTTTTTGAAAATGCACTTCTACATTATAGTAAAACAAGTGCATCTCAAACTTCAATCAGAGGCGTGGAAGATAATTTTCAgttagaaaatgaaaatagaagtcTGCAGCTGTCTGATATGAGAATACCATTAGTCTTT GTTGTCTTGTTTAATGTGGCATTCTTTGGAACCGGTAACTTCGCAAGTATTGCGAGTTTTGAGATTTCGTCTGTGTATCGGTTCATCACAATTTTCAGT CCTTTTCTTATGGCAGCCCTGCTTATCTTCAAATTGCTAATCCCATTCCTGCTTGTTAT ATGTGCATTCAGTGCAATTACCAAATTAGTACGAGTTCCACGCGTAGGATGCTACTTTCTTGTTATTTTGTGTTCAGATGTAATGACAATCCACTTCTTCTATCTC GTTCGAAATAAGGGGAGCTGGATGGAGATTGGTAATAGCATTAGCCATTTCGGAATTGTGAGTGCTCAGGTTGTGTTTGTCTTGCTGCTTTTTGCTCTGACAAATATATATACGAAGGACATACAAACTCGATCAGGAAAGCAATTTTCTCGGAAAGATATATGA
- the LOC141712059 gene encoding uncharacterized protein LOC141712059 isoform X5, protein MVGDLSSSNNEVQGRKATSSTGRERRRKWLKRRERWIVILGVILHAIYMLSIFDIYFKTPIVHGMDLVTPSFSAPAKRLVLLVADGLRADKFYEPDNEGKYRAPFLRNVIKHRGRWGVSHARPPTESRPGHVSIIAGFYEDPSAVTKGWKANPVEFDSVFNRSQHTISYGSPDIVPIFCGALSHSTWNTYPHEFEDFATDASFLDEWSFDQFQSLVNRSNEDPKLKELLRQDNVVIFLHLLGCDSNGHAHRPFSPIYLNNVKVVDHIAERVYDLLEDYFKDNRTAYIFTADHGMSDKGSHGDGHRSNTDTPLVAWGAGVKHPMPTFGHDHNDYGTFVDDHVHDMPTPKEWGLGNIERVDVNQADIAPLMSALLGLPCPANSVGSLPLGYINLNKAEEVEAVLANAKQILNQFLRKSQLKQESSLSFKPFKPLAHYSLDLEQINSGISDGDYESAMKLAVNLRRLALEGLDYFQTVGSGAMIITVGGAARYLDRRVRDNKYWSNLLNCDRKTKFPFLFELQSLLIGLSSVMVLLSTSHRTKNRELLALHQLINWLTAGFSMALPLFSATGLLSRLTSIFLGFAPAFLLLSIGYEAVFYGALALALMAWILFENALLHYSKTSASQTSIRGVEDNFQLENENRSLQLSDMRIPLVFVVLFNVAFFGTGNFASIASFEISSVYRFITIFSPFLMAALLIFKLLIPFLLVICAFSAITKLVRVPRVGCYFLVILCSDVMTIHFFYLVRNKGSWMEIGNSISHFGIVSAQVVFVLLLFALTNIYTKDIQTRSGKQFSRKDI, encoded by the exons ATGGTGGGAGATTTAAGTAGCAGCAATAACGAAGTTCAAGGCAGAAAAGCAACATCATCAACAGGTAGAGAGAGAAGGAGAAAATGGCTTAAAAGAAGAGAGAGATGGATCGTAATTCTTGGCGTAATACTCCACGCTATATACATGCTCAGCATTTTCGATATTTACTTCAAGACTCCTATTGTTCATGGCATGGATCTTGTTACCCCTTCTTTTTCAGCCCCTGCAAAGCGTCTTGTGCTTTTAGTTG CTGATGGGCTGCGGGCGGATAAGTTTTATGAGCCGGATAATGAAGGGAAGTATAGGGCGCCGTTTTTGAGGAACGTGATTAAGCATCGAGGCCGGTGGGGAGTTTCTCATGCTCGTCCTCCGACTGAGTCGAGGCCTGGCCATGTTTCTATTATTGCCGGTTTTTATGAGGATCCCAGCGCTGTTACGAAAG GATGGAAAGCAAATCCTGTTGAATTTGATTCTGTATTTAATCGAAGTCAGCACACGATTTCTTATGGTAGTCCTGATATTGTTCCGATATTCTGTGGAGCATTGTCACATAGTACCTGGAATACATATCCCCATGAATTTGaagattttgcaactg ATGCGTCTTTTTTGGATGAGTGGTCATTTGATCAATTCCAGAGCCTCGTAAACAGGTCTAATGAGGACCCAAAGTTGAAGGAGCTACTTAGACAAGATAATGTTGTTATATTTCTGCACTTGCTTGGTTGTGATTCAAATGGTCATGCACATCGCCCCTTTTCACCCATTTATCTCAACAACGTTAAGGTTGTTGACCATATCGCTGAAAGAGTTTATGATCTTCTTGAAGATTATTTCAAGGACAATCGAACAGCTTATATATTTACAGCTGATCATGGAATGAGTGACAAAG GAAGTCACGGAGATGGACATCGTTCTAACACTGATACTCCTCTTGTTGCTTGGGGAGCAGGTGTGAAACATCCCATGCCGACATTCGGCCATGATCATAATGATTATGGTACTTTTGTCGATGACCATGTGCATGATATGCCAACACCTAAAGAGTGGGGCCTAGGCAACATAGAAAGAGTGGATGTTAATCAAGCTGATATTGCACCACTAATG TCAGCTCTTCTTGGTTTACCCTGTCCAGCCAATTCAGTAGGAAGTTTGCCACTTGGTTACATCAATTTAAATAAG GCAGAAGAAGTTGAAGCTGTGCTAGCCAATGCAAAACAAATTCTTAACCAATTCCTTCGCAAATCTC AACTAAAGCAGGAAAGTTCATTAAGTTTCAAGCCTTTCAAACCACTGGCTCACTATTCGTTAGATTTGGAACAAATCAATTCTGGAATATCTGATGGAGACTATGAATCAGCAATGAAGCTAGCTGTAAACCTTAGAAGGTTGGCACTGGAGGGACTTGACTATTTTCAAAC AGTTGGTAGTGGAGCTATGATAATTACAGTAGGAGGAGCTGCAAGGTACCTGGATCGGCGTGTTAGAGATAATAAGTACTGGTCCAATCTCCTTAATTGTGACAGAAAAACTAAATTCCCCTTTCTCTTTGAGTTGCAG TCTCTTTTGATAGGTTTGTCATCAGTAATGGTGTTGTTATCAACTTCTCATAGAACAAAAAACCGGGAACTGCTTGCTTTGCATCAACTGATAAACTGGTTAACAGCTG GTTTCTCAATGGCTCTTCCACTATTTTCGGCAACTGGTCTCTTGTCAAGACTTACTTCCATATTTCTTGGCTTTGCACCTGCTTTTCTTCTCCTCTCAATTGG ATATGAAGCAGTGTTCTATGGTGCTCTTGCTCTTGCACTTATGGCATGGATACTTTTTGAAAATGCACTTCTACATTATAGTAAAACAAGTGCATCTCAAACTTCAATCAGAGGCGTGGAAGATAATTTTCAgttagaaaatgaaaatagaagtcTGCAGCTGTCTGATATGAGAATACCATTAGTCTTT GTTGTCTTGTTTAATGTGGCATTCTTTGGAACCGGTAACTTCGCAAGTATTGCGAGTTTTGAGATTTCGTCTGTGTATCGGTTCATCACAATTTTCAGT CCTTTTCTTATGGCAGCCCTGCTTATCTTCAAATTGCTAATCCCATTCCTGCTTGTTAT ATGTGCATTCAGTGCAATTACCAAATTAGTACGAGTTCCACGCGTAGGATGCTACTTTCTTGTTATTTTGTGTTCAGATGTAATGACAATCCACTTCTTCTATCTC GTTCGAAATAAGGGGAGCTGGATGGAGATTGGTAATAGCATTAGCCATTTCGGAATTGTGAGTGCTCAGGTTGTGTTTGTCTTGCTGCTTTTTGCTCTGACAAATATATATACGAAGGACATACAAACTCGATCAGGAAAGCAATTTTCTCGGAAAGATATATGA